A single region of the Populus nigra chromosome 2, ddPopNigr1.1, whole genome shotgun sequence genome encodes:
- the LOC133681709 gene encoding uncharacterized protein LOC133681709 encodes MGGKGRRRREKNYRAAHGGSHSLLPPPPKSSQVDALPSKLRKLISLTSQLHDDSAKNSMSGQENTKQEVGDAKKKRAHEEGNEATMVKDEGVEEIVEDSGDEKRKKKKKKKQVNDLRFEMGLHKSKTVEKRRERKKKYLEAKKKKKNKKSEEWQDFPGREQIQFGDVVQAPPKFTAPSKLLKNVHDASRERLRLQAIEAYRGRKGWTSRPGLHLPPPVTTTMLLQ; translated from the exons atgggaggtaaaggaagaagaagaagagagaaaaactaCAGAGCGGCGCATGGAGGATCCCATTCTCTACTACCTCCCCCACCTAAATCCTCCCAAGTGGACGCTCTCCCTTCCAAACTCCGCAAACTCATCTCTTTAACCTCTCAGCTTCACGACG actCTGCTAAAAATTCAATGTCCGGTCAAGAGAATACGAAACAAGAAGTCGGTGATGCTAAGAAA aaacgaGCTCATGAGGAAGGGAATGAAGCTACAATGGTGAAAGATGAAGGTGTCGAAGAAATTGTGGAGGATAGTGGAGAtgaaaagaggaagaagaagaaaaagaaaaagcaagtAAATGATCTTAGGTTTGAAATGGGACTGCATAAATCAAAAACTGTTGAGAAACGCCGCGAGCGCAAGAAAAA GTATTTGgaagcaaagaagaagaagaagaacaagaaatccGAGGAGTGGCAGGACTTTCCTGGACGTGAGCAGATACAATTTGGAGATGTGGTCCAAGCTCCCCCAAAGTTTACTGCCCCTTCTAAG TTACTTAAGAATGTCCATGACGCATCTCGGGAAAGGCTTCGTTTACAAGCTATTGAGGCCTACAGGGGTCGCAAAGGGTGGACTTCCAGACCAGGGCTTCATCTTCCACCTCCTGTGACTACAACAATGTTATTGCAATGA